The Deltaproteobacteria bacterium genome has a segment encoding these proteins:
- a CDS encoding cyclic nucleotide-binding domain-containing protein: MTDSRQSICRRMKRNFQFFSFLNDQDIEVLSPFFHCRQAPAGSILWKEGDEEDYVAFIISGRIEVRKATEFKEKQVVVGLYGKGSIVGELCILNNVQRAVSAVVIEAADLLTLDREDLETIIRENPELGSKLLKGMLAAVSLRLRKSFDRLASIF, from the coding sequence ATGACGGATTCAAGACAGTCGATTTGCCGGAGAATGAAGCGGAATTTTCAGTTTTTCAGTTTTCTGAATGATCAAGATATCGAAGTGCTGTCCCCTTTTTTTCATTGCCGGCAGGCGCCTGCCGGTTCGATTCTCTGGAAGGAAGGTGATGAAGAGGATTATGTGGCCTTTATCATCTCCGGCCGGATCGAAGTCCGTAAGGCGACTGAGTTTAAAGAAAAACAGGTGGTGGTCGGCCTCTATGGGAAAGGGTCTATCGTAGGGGAACTCTGCATTCTCAACAATGTCCAACGTGCTGTAAGCGCCGTGGTGATCGAAGCCGCCGATCTTTTGACCCTCGACCGGGAGGATCTGGAGACGATCATCCGGGAAAACCCGGAGTTGGGCAGCAAACTCCTGAAGGGAATGCTGGCCGCCGTTTCCCTCCGGCTTCGCAAGTCCTTTGACCGGCTTGCCTCCATCTTTTGA
- a CDS encoding sulfurtransferase TusA family protein — protein MPTADKTLDCQGLNCPLPVLKTKKAMDELSSGQVLEMLSTDPGSKNDITAWAKRTGNELVESIEDGSVFKFYLKKS, from the coding sequence ATGCCTACCGCCGACAAAACTCTCGATTGCCAAGGGTTGAACTGCCCGCTTCCGGTCCTGAAGACCAAGAAGGCCATGGATGAACTGAGTTCGGGCCAGGTTTTGGAAATGCTTTCCACGGACCCCGGCTCCAAGAACGACATTACCGCCTGGGCCAAGCGGACCGGGAATGAACTGGTCGAATCCATCGAAGACGGAAGCGTTTTCAAGTTCTATCTCAAAAAATCTTAA
- the rpsB gene encoding 30S ribosomal protein S2: MPIVTMKELLEAGVHFGHQTNRWNPKMRKFIFGERNGIYILDLQKTLRNIKQIHNIVKKIVADGKSILFVGTKKQGQESIADEAKRCGMFYMNQRWLGGTLTNYNTIKNSIAKLKRYEKMKEDGTYESFHKKEVLKFEKERIKLEKYLGGIKDMQGLPGALFIVDPKRERIAVHEARIMGIPIIAIVDSNCDPDEIDYIIPGNDDAIRSIRLVAAKIANAVCEAKEQRMPEVEAEMMAAAGEVSPASPETAAAPAASEPAPAASEPAPE; this comes from the coding sequence ATGCCGATCGTTACCATGAAAGAATTGCTGGAAGCCGGAGTTCATTTCGGCCATCAGACCAATCGCTGGAACCCGAAGATGCGGAAATTTATCTTTGGTGAGCGGAACGGGATCTACATCCTGGATCTCCAGAAAACCCTTCGGAATATCAAGCAGATCCACAATATCGTCAAGAAGATCGTCGCCGACGGCAAGTCAATCCTTTTTGTGGGGACCAAGAAGCAGGGGCAGGAGTCGATTGCCGATGAGGCCAAACGGTGCGGTATGTTCTACATGAATCAGCGCTGGCTCGGCGGGACCCTGACCAACTACAATACGATCAAAAACAGTATCGCCAAATTGAAACGTTATGAAAAAATGAAGGAGGACGGCACCTATGAAAGCTTCCACAAGAAAGAGGTGCTGAAGTTCGAGAAAGAACGGATTAAGTTAGAGAAGTACCTCGGCGGAATCAAGGATATGCAGGGGCTGCCCGGCGCCCTCTTTATCGTCGATCCCAAGCGGGAGCGAATTGCGGTCCATGAGGCCCGGATCATGGGGATTCCGATCATCGCCATTGTGGACAGCAATTGTGATCCCGATGAAATCGATTATATCATCCCCGGAAATGACGATGCGATTCGTTCCATCCGGCTGGTCGCGGCCAAGATTGCCAATGCCGTCTGCGAGGCGAAGGAGCAGCGGATGCCCGAGGTGGAAGCCGAGATGATGGCGGCAGCCGGCGAGGTCTCCCCCGCAAGTCCGGAAACGGCGGCGGCCCCCGCGGCAAGCGAACCGGCTCCAGCGGCGAGTGAACCGGCCCCGGAATAA
- a CDS encoding ABC transporter substrate-binding protein, with translation MLKKTLSIVLVLFFCCRIAEAADPSPLTQMKGTVDAVIGILKQKDLDRDVRRAALRKVIRKRFDFHSMSQRTLAMNWRKATPGQQEQFVKLFTELLEATYIGRIETYHNERVVYDKERIRKKKAIVETHIITPSVKIPITYRLHLRGGQWRVYDVVVEEVSLIRNFRSSYRDIVKQEGFPALLLKMEAKIEELKKPKETKRSS, from the coding sequence ATGTTGAAGAAAACCCTGTCGATCGTCCTGGTCCTTTTCTTTTGTTGCCGGATTGCAGAGGCGGCCGATCCTTCCCCGCTGACACAGATGAAGGGGACCGTTGATGCCGTGATCGGGATTCTCAAACAGAAGGATCTTGACCGGGACGTCCGGAGAGCGGCTCTGCGCAAGGTCATCCGGAAGCGGTTCGACTTCCACTCCATGTCTCAGCGGACCCTGGCCATGAACTGGAGAAAAGCAACGCCCGGGCAACAGGAACAATTCGTGAAACTCTTTACGGAACTTTTAGAGGCAACCTATATCGGGCGGATTGAGACTTACCATAATGAACGTGTCGTCTATGACAAGGAACGGATCAGGAAGAAAAAGGCCATTGTGGAGACCCATATCATTACCCCGAGTGTGAAGATTCCCATTACCTACCGGCTCCACCTTCGGGGGGGGCAGTGGCGGGTCTATGATGTCGTGGTGGAAGAGGTTAGCCTGATCCGGAACTTCCGGAGCAGTTATCGGGATATTGTCAAACAGGAAGGTTTTCCTGCTCTTTTGTTGAAGATGGAAGCAAAAATTGAGGAATTAAAGAAACCGAAGGAGACAAAGCGGTCGTCATGA
- a CDS encoding tetratricopeptide repeat protein, giving the protein MHKIPGKLLSTLFLALLLTFPTVLHSIPAFGQNPESPDQWMQEGKKLHDQGHDRKAVSCFKKAVQARKGFADAYFAMGVSYYKMGRTKKAAEAFRKVLRIDPSSSETHNNLAVLYSQMGKTDDAVRELKETIRLNPDYQQGHLNLGDLYLSQSIEEYLKAIRSKGPDHPKVRKKLRALLTADPKNADFQFDLGRLNSLEGNLNGAIHSYRTSLKLKDQAKVRFALGQAFKKKKAYTEALKEFETILNTYSDPGKVRKEIVEITRIRLASLTPATSVKASPAAGPVQQYQLPAPLLALEREGSSALLVDKSTQTLLLYRNLKGKIRYVQSFACSTGEKNGTKRKMGDKRTPEGIYLFTRKITDGELPPEYGEMAFPIDYPNPFDRTQGKDGNGIWLHGTNEPIRSYLPQRTLGCVVVNNKDIETLASFIRLHETPIIIYDKIAYTDRSAQDRVRREVFDFLTAWKTSWEQKDIDRFISFYAPAFSSGKWDRTGWKKYKGYLFRQNRHITVNLTPYRVLRHKNYLTVTFRQEYRADHYRDTGIKRLFLVRDRGRLRILAEEWHKT; this is encoded by the coding sequence ATGCACAAAATTCCGGGAAAGCTTCTCAGCACCCTCTTTCTTGCCCTCCTTCTGACCTTTCCGACCGTCCTCCATTCCATACCGGCATTCGGACAGAACCCCGAAAGCCCGGACCAGTGGATGCAGGAAGGAAAGAAACTCCATGATCAGGGTCACGACCGGAAGGCCGTCTCCTGTTTTAAAAAAGCCGTTCAGGCGCGAAAAGGTTTTGCCGACGCCTACTTCGCCATGGGCGTCAGCTATTACAAGATGGGCCGGACGAAAAAAGCCGCCGAAGCCTTCCGGAAAGTCCTCCGGATCGACCCCTCGTCCTCCGAGACCCACAACAATCTGGCCGTCCTCTACTCTCAAATGGGAAAAACGGACGATGCCGTACGGGAGTTGAAGGAAACAATCCGCCTGAATCCCGATTATCAGCAGGGTCACCTGAACCTCGGCGATCTCTATCTTTCACAATCAATCGAAGAATATCTCAAGGCGATCCGGAGCAAAGGACCGGACCATCCGAAGGTTCGGAAAAAACTGAGGGCACTGCTGACCGCCGATCCGAAGAATGCCGATTTTCAATTTGATCTCGGTCGGCTGAACAGCCTGGAAGGAAACCTCAACGGGGCGATCCATTCCTACCGGACTTCATTAAAACTGAAGGATCAAGCAAAAGTTCGTTTTGCTTTGGGACAGGCCTTCAAGAAAAAGAAGGCCTACACGGAGGCACTCAAAGAATTTGAAACCATCCTCAATACCTATTCCGATCCCGGGAAAGTCCGGAAAGAAATCGTCGAGATTACTCGAATCCGCCTGGCCTCTCTCACCCCGGCAACCTCCGTCAAAGCTTCTCCCGCCGCAGGCCCGGTGCAACAATATCAACTTCCGGCCCCCCTGCTGGCCCTGGAACGGGAAGGCAGCTCCGCCCTCCTCGTCGATAAGTCGACACAGACCCTCCTGCTCTACCGGAACTTGAAGGGGAAGATCCGCTACGTTCAATCCTTTGCCTGTTCCACGGGAGAGAAGAACGGGACGAAACGGAAGATGGGCGACAAACGCACCCCGGAAGGCATCTACCTCTTTACACGGAAGATCACGGACGGGGAACTCCCCCCGGAATACGGCGAGATGGCCTTTCCCATTGACTATCCGAATCCCTTTGACCGAACGCAGGGAAAGGACGGCAACGGGATCTGGCTTCACGGCACGAATGAGCCGATCCGTTCCTATCTGCCACAGAGAACCCTGGGGTGTGTCGTCGTGAACAACAAAGATATCGAAACGCTCGCTTCATTCATCCGGCTCCACGAAACCCCGATCATCATCTACGACAAGATCGCCTATACCGATCGTTCGGCACAGGACCGTGTACGTCGGGAGGTTTTCGATTTTCTCACAGCCTGGAAAACCAGTTGGGAACAAAAGGATATCGACCGGTTCATCTCCTTCTATGCGCCCGCATTTTCCAGCGGCAAATGGGACCGGACCGGCTGGAAGAAATACAAGGGGTATCTCTTCCGGCAGAACCGGCACATCACCGTAAACCTGACCCCCTACCGGGTCCTGCGTCACAAGAATTACCTGACCGTCACCTTCCGACAGGAGTACCGTGCCGACCATTACCGTGACACCGGGATAAAGCGGCTCTTCCTGGTCCGGGATCGAGGCCGATTGCGAATCCTCGCGGAGGAATGGCACAAAACATGA